The following are encoded in a window of Halosolutus halophilus genomic DNA:
- a CDS encoding DUF5797 family protein has product MRKLIYRHDSLRFYRMTEWYVHAHCGRELGLDPATVRLVDLLIDAPYVVSRAAPQLEFEFPASARRTQDWITDCPRAGVTAFAEQFGSDAAVAAIVHYTLAGAQRKFESGSRFLGKEITDQISERLDMLSSVSEIEEPVATATKFLENNDAVIRDALESAVSNKNEDNLYCDQCGNSFESAPLLYCSNCGTLLGGWPQIVHDEAKRERQDRYNQRLSGEITEHNPSSKFVIVGTAHRPPDWIEDGSQVGYTTNDQRLLLGRVINTTESEVHVDYGEMGSLPLAEGMSVELWSAESHITTVLQQSWLLEAQRDFEGLATSSPDHERLVQNSKRLLKTLNRDSLPQITPEQNTQLESVGADSFPLNDSQREVVNHVLGMSPGDLYTVVGPPGTGKTEVIAKAADELANRGERVLVTSHTNIAVDNVIENLAGDNPHRVVRVGRPEKVSTEAKELMLEKVVDSETSSVSGLLDRVDELKSAISDQQERIGALEEHKGYLNREVDHRLRDSNREAEIDAEIAAEREELTTLQRELRELWDEAEATSVRQADITGATLVRSQLGGLAQVEFDTVIIDEASQISTPMGLLAMVTAKKWIVVGDHKQLLPVLKSVNTDSGRPPAGSSIFNLLRDRFGEDAWLRTHYRSVAPIIGFARDRVYDSNIELAHTGDGTIETPSHLRSDEMFVDEVLDEPLAMVATSEEQGWRKRYGSPFNKQEADVCVRLVARLIQDYGLDTDQLGIITPYRGQRNVIRDALETEYAVDVETVDGFQGRERDVIIYSVVGTDPGSLKFAGDQNRFNVAATRPKSKLVVVGNVDRIGAKTEPDNILRSFIEYADARDAFFDWETESRVSPDLPSPLSTEPDEELVEETDHELPPRDLTRLSDIVAMQPTSNGELASRWDLDSGKDVHRYLSSTLDEYVYRDETVRIRATAEAEQLVEACQQAALSTANLQEEEQEGATQTDQEGHEEASKNDSDHNRRDELIAELKRLSKNWSNVNRRLLYSVGDNHPQVYEEVFGSLDAALSAAGLEDTTDDDTATKSSNTGTTNDKLEQALREVGLADEPDS; this is encoded by the coding sequence ATGAGAAAATTAATATATCGGCATGATTCATTACGATTCTATCGAATGACTGAATGGTATGTCCATGCACACTGTGGCCGTGAGTTGGGACTGGATCCGGCCACAGTCCGATTGGTCGATCTGTTGATCGATGCTCCATATGTCGTATCCCGTGCAGCACCGCAGTTGGAATTTGAGTTCCCTGCGTCTGCCCGACGAACTCAGGATTGGATCACTGACTGTCCACGGGCTGGTGTCACTGCGTTTGCTGAACAGTTTGGATCCGACGCCGCTGTCGCGGCAATCGTTCACTATACCTTAGCTGGTGCACAACGAAAATTTGAGTCCGGCAGTCGATTCCTTGGGAAGGAGATTACAGATCAGATTAGTGAACGGCTCGATATGCTTTCCAGTGTATCTGAGATTGAGGAGCCAGTAGCGACTGCAACCAAGTTTCTGGAAAATAACGATGCAGTGATTCGAGATGCTTTAGAGAGCGCTGTCTCCAATAAGAACGAGGATAATCTCTATTGTGATCAGTGCGGAAATTCGTTCGAGTCTGCACCGCTGCTGTACTGTTCTAACTGCGGGACACTCCTTGGTGGGTGGCCGCAGATCGTTCACGACGAGGCGAAACGAGAACGACAAGATCGCTACAACCAGCGTCTCTCTGGTGAGATTACTGAACACAATCCTAGTTCGAAGTTCGTTATTGTTGGAACGGCACATCGCCCTCCAGACTGGATCGAAGATGGAAGTCAGGTCGGCTATACGACAAATGATCAGCGGCTCCTGCTAGGAAGAGTCATCAACACCACTGAGAGCGAAGTACACGTCGACTACGGAGAGATGGGATCACTCCCGCTCGCAGAGGGAATGTCGGTTGAGTTGTGGAGTGCAGAATCACATATCACTACGGTCCTGCAACAATCGTGGCTGCTTGAGGCGCAACGTGATTTTGAAGGTCTTGCTACATCTTCTCCGGATCACGAACGCCTCGTACAGAACTCGAAACGCTTACTCAAGACACTGAATCGTGACTCACTACCGCAAATAACCCCTGAGCAGAACACGCAGTTGGAGAGTGTTGGCGCCGACAGTTTCCCGCTTAATGACTCACAGCGCGAAGTTGTCAATCACGTTCTCGGTATGAGTCCGGGGGACCTGTATACCGTCGTTGGCCCACCTGGAACTGGCAAAACCGAAGTAATTGCGAAAGCAGCAGATGAACTTGCGAATCGGGGAGAACGCGTACTAGTAACATCTCACACGAATATTGCTGTCGACAACGTCATTGAGAACCTAGCTGGTGATAACCCACATAGGGTCGTTCGGGTTGGGCGGCCTGAAAAGGTCTCAACAGAAGCGAAGGAATTGATGTTGGAAAAAGTGGTTGATAGCGAGACGTCATCGGTGAGCGGGTTGCTCGACCGAGTTGATGAGCTCAAATCGGCAATCAGTGATCAACAAGAGCGAATTGGCGCCCTCGAAGAACACAAGGGATACCTGAACCGCGAAGTCGATCATCGGCTTCGTGACTCCAATAGAGAAGCCGAGATAGACGCGGAGATTGCGGCAGAGCGGGAAGAGCTAACCACGCTGCAGCGAGAATTGCGAGAGTTGTGGGATGAAGCGGAGGCCACATCAGTCAGACAGGCCGATATTACTGGGGCGACCTTAGTCCGTTCTCAGCTCGGCGGCCTCGCACAGGTCGAGTTTGATACCGTCATCATCGATGAAGCGAGCCAGATCAGTACCCCGATGGGCTTGCTGGCGATGGTAACTGCAAAGAAGTGGATTGTCGTCGGTGATCACAAGCAACTTCTCCCAGTCCTGAAGAGCGTCAATACCGACTCCGGACGTCCGCCGGCGGGGTCGAGTATCTTTAATCTCCTCCGCGACCGCTTCGGTGAAGATGCTTGGCTCCGAACACACTATCGGTCCGTCGCTCCGATCATCGGGTTTGCGCGTGACCGAGTCTACGACTCGAATATCGAGCTGGCGCATACCGGTGATGGAACGATCGAAACACCATCTCATCTGCGCTCGGACGAGATGTTCGTAGATGAGGTCCTGGACGAGCCACTAGCGATGGTTGCTACCAGCGAGGAACAGGGCTGGCGCAAACGCTACGGAAGTCCGTTTAACAAACAAGAGGCCGATGTCTGTGTCCGGCTGGTTGCTCGACTCATCCAAGATTATGGTCTCGACACCGACCAGCTCGGTATTATAACACCGTATCGCGGGCAGCGAAACGTAATCCGCGATGCACTCGAAACAGAGTATGCCGTCGATGTCGAGACAGTCGATGGTTTCCAAGGCCGCGAGCGAGATGTTATCATCTACAGTGTCGTCGGCACTGACCCGGGGAGTCTAAAGTTCGCTGGAGACCAGAACCGATTCAACGTCGCGGCAACACGGCCGAAATCGAAACTCGTAGTTGTAGGTAATGTCGACCGCATCGGTGCAAAGACAGAGCCTGATAACATTCTTCGTTCGTTTATTGAATATGCAGATGCCCGTGACGCGTTTTTTGACTGGGAGACGGAATCACGAGTCTCTCCTGACCTCCCTAGTCCTCTTTCTACCGAACCTGATGAGGAGCTGGTGGAGGAGACCGACCACGAGCTTCCCCCACGTGATCTTACCCGGCTCAGCGATATTGTTGCGATGCAACCGACGAGTAACGGTGAACTGGCATCTCGGTGGGATCTCGATTCTGGCAAGGACGTCCACCGCTATCTCTCCTCAACTCTGGATGAGTATGTTTATCGTGACGAAACGGTTCGGATTCGAGCGACTGCAGAAGCCGAGCAACTTGTTGAAGCCTGCCAACAAGCAGCACTCTCCACAGCAAATCTCCAAGAAGAAGAGCAGGAAGGAGCCACACAGACTGACCAGGAAGGGCATGAAGAGGCTTCGAAGAATGACTCTGACCACAATCGGCGGGACGAATTGATTGCTGAATTGAAACGCCTCAGCAAGAACTGGTCCAACGTCAACAGAAGACTGCTTTACTCAGTCGGTGACAACCACCCACAAGTGTATGAGGAGGTTTTCGGAAGCCTCGACGCAGCACTATCTGCCGCTGGTCTCGAGGACACAACTGACGATGATACTGCCACAAAATCATCGAATACTGGCACTACAAATGATAAACTGGAGCAGGCGCTCAGAGAGGTTGGGTTAGCTGACGAACCAGATAGCTAA
- a CDS encoding DUF604 domain-containing protein, whose protein sequence is MGTVGEDTGTDHGAAEHQGPVLSDLTSLVFSDSAVDFVPSGGPESTDLLGTGDVSLNISSGSQRGGGGGRSQFRGQGQHAEAFVMASVLGRAAGWLEENPSGVLRQLRSGFNQLHRDQRNAEYSWHLDGVWEENLLPLLDDPEGLTESMIVDWRSWIEEDGLLTAHPLVELVNVTMEHGPGFDVIDPFGPRVDAIEQRVRPQLRSRRGEGGRRNRTAVPVPVDDERVSPVQGLRS, encoded by the coding sequence GTGGGCACAGTCGGTGAGGATACCGGGACCGATCACGGTGCAGCCGAGCATCAAGGACCCGTCCTTTCGGATCTCACCTCGTTGGTCTTTTCCGACAGCGCCGTGGATTTCGTCCCGTCCGGTGGTCCGGAGTCGACCGACCTCCTGGGAACCGGAGATGTGTCGCTCAACATCTCGAGCGGATCGCAACGCGGCGGCGGCGGTGGCAGGTCACAGTTCCGCGGTCAAGGCCAGCATGCCGAGGCGTTCGTCATGGCCAGCGTCCTCGGCCGAGCGGCCGGCTGGCTCGAGGAGAATCCGAGCGGCGTCCTCCGACAGCTGCGCAGCGGCTTCAACCAGTTGCACCGAGACCAGCGGAACGCCGAGTACAGCTGGCATCTCGACGGCGTCTGGGAGGAGAACCTTCTGCCCCTGCTGGACGATCCAGAGGGACTCACGGAATCGATGATCGTGGACTGGCGATCGTGGATCGAGGAAGACGGCTTGCTGACCGCCCACCCGCTCGTCGAGTTGGTCAACGTCACGATGGAGCACGGGCCGGGCTTCGACGTGATCGATCCGTTCGGTCCCCGAGTCGACGCAATCGAACAGCGCGTTCGGCCTCAACTTCGCTCCCGTCGAGGTGAAGGCGGTCGACGGAACCGAACCGCCGTTCCGGTTCCGGTTGACGACGAACGAGTATCGCCAGTGCAAGGCCTTCGTTCGTGA
- a CDS encoding DNA-processing protein DprA produces MEIDEVAALVGLTDIDGIGDKRALELYRAVETLEELWSSPLAAFDDFHYVDEETHAQLRSLPETIDDYCERFDRYRNDGTEIIGIDDNRYPAVLRRNHAPFILYARGDVDLLDGPAVSVSGSRETNEAGQQWIRGIARELAAKGYTIVSGGARGADTAAHEGALDATGETIVVLGTGVDTPYPEENEALFSDIVDAGGLLLSHRPPDAGPTRHSFLDRNPTISALSRGTIVVATDGTGGTMAQYDIAVEQNRRIFVPEVDRDIRPDNGLRELRTAEATTVVSSTASIEAELVEATPGDGTEPGDTDSSEEEANQTSLDDWG; encoded by the coding sequence ATGGAAATAGACGAGGTCGCCGCTCTGGTCGGGTTGACGGATATCGACGGGATCGGTGATAAGCGCGCCCTCGAATTGTATCGAGCGGTCGAGACGTTGGAGGAACTCTGGTCGAGCCCGTTAGCCGCATTCGACGACTTTCACTACGTGGATGAAGAAACCCACGCGCAGCTACGGAGTTTGCCGGAGACCATCGACGACTACTGCGAGCGGTTCGATCGCTACAGGAACGATGGAACCGAGATCATCGGCATCGACGACAACCGGTATCCGGCGGTATTACGCCGTAATCATGCACCGTTCATCCTCTATGCGAGGGGAGATGTCGATCTGTTGGATGGACCAGCAGTGAGCGTCTCTGGATCGCGCGAGACCAACGAAGCCGGGCAACAATGGATCCGTGGGATCGCGCGCGAGCTGGCCGCTAAAGGGTACACAATAGTCAGCGGCGGTGCTCGAGGCGCGGATACGGCGGCTCACGAAGGTGCCCTCGATGCGACTGGCGAAACGATTGTCGTCCTCGGGACGGGCGTAGATACCCCGTATCCGGAAGAGAACGAGGCTCTGTTTTCCGATATCGTCGATGCGGGTGGCCTTCTACTCTCACACCGGCCACCGGACGCAGGACCGACTCGTCATTCGTTCCTCGACCGCAACCCGACGATTTCTGCGCTGAGTCGCGGGACAATCGTCGTCGCTACCGATGGGACGGGCGGAACGATGGCCCAGTATGACATCGCTGTCGAACAGAATCGCCGAATATTCGTTCCCGAAGTGGACCGCGACATACGGCCCGATAACGGCCTTAGAGAGTTGCGAACTGCCGAGGCAACAACGGTTGTCTCCTCGACCGCGTCGATCGAAGCCGAACTCGTAGAAGCGACTCCCGGTGACGGGACGGAACCCGGTGATACGGACAGTTCCGAGGAAGAGGCAAACCAAACGAGTCTGGACGACTGGGGGTGA
- a CDS encoding helix-hairpin-helix domain-containing protein, with protein MTTRLLHTTDTFLDRKNMGRKSRLKDYLAAFKQAIAHALRKNVDGVIHTGDLFWTRAPSEEIVEECKKPLRRLAKAGIPFWLVYGDRDDKLATGLLDEFQEEGLLRRLTSEWHTIGDVSVYGIDATTDLRSASHPEVKPPRPRIACAHEDVAVSTLNRVLGSEVDALLLGDQEGSVNRMESGCRILSPGSPERVIGKWTTETGAGTSAWSQPRRVNVYTISEQSISVESSVIDARDYEGIEIRVDAQTTMQDVKRRLDQFDLKEKAVLLILRGENGPANPSRDAIQDELSARAEIARVYDRRDDVDASDGTSGGSDATTGAPLDADGGTNSTPADGTRTINPVEITRDDIDKLDVADGTSPDSSHLAVKFRRLQAQIETLFRNAPWFESFDWSGDPGSPYVEPPDSDESEYLWLGLYHDSYRSLGTQSSALQFEFGIDTDSSRGFFGRSVICGLYLGPWVKDSVAGDVADRLWAHHANVASFLTTQSDYVLITGDKTWQTLTPDIVTRRADHLAQGFALTLALSLEDLYACDDLVELAGQAILEVLPLYYKLAGVDSPDHIPNMESFREDLGVHEDSTRDAEGRSIPQPTATDVDVNVEATVESIEAHSSILDSDDIERSLDNLAERGASRDEALQYVRQYAFDMERGDGLYAINGLGPVAGYTLAQAGITTPEELASTSLEEVKAIDGLLEDHAQRILENARSGELTPAATGANDGSSAATADAASESDVTAASKETGSETQKVRESRTRSADTSRSRATDDLPVVTHDGQEISANQLSECYEAIRSVRKVLSTVMQLPGTAIDPDDLTDSCVQYYVLLEACISGHSELELSGYGQQHRDRLSFRTDDYRHAFGDGDWVTEYHTIDVAPYREETQDWLEEKTYLEDTQRFVRPIPPGIEQPLPESVGSVDDLRYALEVLSEFPAYPPLPTENGASDRTIPVETLYTSLFGQVDGAQLIDVETLSDLGSASPEPITGPVADATPTSKADAESVLLDYGKLTHLYKQVEPPTQSPVRRLLPVFGLDWYRSASGSFDALQDLAKHGKDDPVSIFRPRLRDMVHRRFLRDRWEYDYITVVPSHEAGSLSPQLVELAQDSVLETSTLYSPLLERTETTERQREKSREGRKEVARNPEATLRARASLDGETVILFDDICTSGNSLLAGAYLLREAGADRVVGLTLGFTPGEDEMQTKEIKKPDAYASDIIAGLE; from the coding sequence ATGACAACGCGTCTCTTACACACGACAGATACTTTCTTAGACCGCAAAAATATGGGTCGGAAATCCCGTCTGAAAGATTATCTAGCTGCATTTAAACAAGCGATCGCACACGCACTTCGGAAAAACGTCGACGGCGTGATCCACACGGGCGATCTGTTCTGGACGAGAGCCCCCTCGGAGGAGATCGTTGAAGAGTGCAAAAAACCTCTGAGGCGGCTGGCGAAGGCGGGAATTCCGTTTTGGCTGGTGTACGGGGATCGGGATGACAAGCTAGCGACCGGCCTTCTGGATGAGTTTCAAGAAGAGGGATTGCTTCGGCGATTGACCTCAGAGTGGCACACCATCGGCGACGTCTCGGTTTATGGCATCGACGCGACGACCGATCTGAGATCGGCCAGTCACCCAGAGGTCAAGCCACCGCGACCGCGGATCGCTTGTGCGCATGAAGACGTCGCGGTTTCCACCCTCAACAGGGTCCTGGGGTCGGAAGTCGATGCGTTGCTTCTCGGCGATCAAGAAGGCTCGGTCAACCGCATGGAATCCGGCTGCCGAATTCTCTCTCCCGGCAGCCCCGAACGAGTGATAGGAAAGTGGACGACCGAAACCGGAGCCGGGACCAGCGCGTGGAGCCAGCCGCGCCGCGTCAACGTCTACACAATCTCCGAACAATCGATCTCCGTCGAATCCAGTGTGATCGATGCTCGGGATTACGAGGGAATCGAAATCCGGGTCGATGCACAAACGACCATGCAGGACGTCAAGCGACGACTGGATCAGTTCGATCTGAAAGAAAAGGCGGTCTTGCTGATCCTGAGAGGCGAGAACGGCCCAGCAAACCCGTCGCGAGATGCGATTCAAGACGAACTATCGGCCCGGGCTGAAATTGCTCGTGTCTACGACCGACGGGACGATGTCGATGCTTCTGATGGTACGTCGGGAGGATCCGATGCAACGACCGGGGCACCTCTTGACGCGGATGGCGGAACGAATTCCACTCCTGCCGACGGTACAAGGACAATCAATCCCGTCGAGATTACGCGCGACGATATCGACAAACTCGATGTCGCTGACGGGACCTCTCCCGACTCCTCACATCTCGCGGTCAAATTCAGGCGGTTGCAGGCGCAGATCGAGACCCTCTTCCGGAATGCCCCGTGGTTCGAGTCGTTCGATTGGTCCGGCGACCCGGGCTCGCCGTACGTCGAACCTCCCGACTCTGACGAATCGGAGTATCTCTGGTTGGGTCTGTATCACGACTCGTACCGCTCACTCGGCACGCAGTCCAGTGCGCTTCAGTTCGAGTTCGGGATCGATACGGATTCCAGTCGCGGGTTCTTCGGCCGCAGCGTAATCTGTGGCCTGTATCTCGGACCCTGGGTGAAGGATTCGGTCGCTGGGGACGTCGCCGATCGTCTCTGGGCACATCACGCCAATGTCGCCTCTTTTTTGACCACCCAGTCGGACTACGTCCTCATCACTGGAGACAAAACGTGGCAGACACTTACCCCCGATATCGTCACGAGACGAGCCGATCACCTTGCCCAGGGATTCGCTCTCACCCTCGCTCTTTCGCTGGAAGACCTCTACGCATGCGACGACCTGGTTGAACTCGCGGGACAGGCAATCCTGGAAGTGCTGCCGCTGTACTACAAACTCGCCGGAGTGGACAGTCCCGACCATATCCCGAACATGGAATCGTTTCGGGAAGACCTCGGGGTTCACGAGGACTCGACCCGCGATGCGGAGGGCAGGTCAATCCCACAACCGACCGCAACCGATGTCGACGTCAATGTGGAAGCGACGGTCGAATCGATCGAAGCACACTCGTCGATACTCGATTCTGATGATATTGAAAGATCCCTTGATAATCTCGCCGAGCGAGGCGCGTCGCGTGATGAGGCGCTGCAGTACGTTCGACAATATGCCTTCGACATGGAACGCGGCGACGGGCTCTACGCAATTAATGGGCTGGGTCCGGTCGCCGGCTACACACTTGCCCAGGCCGGAATCACGACCCCTGAGGAACTGGCGTCAACCTCGCTCGAGGAGGTGAAGGCGATCGACGGACTGCTCGAGGACCACGCGCAAAGAATCCTGGAAAACGCCCGAAGCGGGGAGCTGACACCGGCAGCCACGGGAGCGAACGACGGTTCATCGGCTGCCACAGCCGACGCCGCGTCTGAATCGGACGTCACCGCCGCTTCCAAGGAGACCGGTAGCGAGACCCAGAAAGTGCGCGAGTCACGGACCCGTTCTGCTGATACATCCCGGTCACGTGCGACGGACGATCTGCCGGTCGTCACCCACGACGGTCAAGAGATCTCGGCAAATCAATTGTCCGAATGTTACGAAGCGATCCGCAGCGTCCGGAAGGTCCTTTCGACAGTCATGCAGCTCCCGGGAACCGCTATCGACCCCGACGATTTGACTGATTCCTGCGTTCAGTACTACGTGCTCCTCGAGGCGTGCATCAGTGGCCATTCGGAGCTTGAGCTGTCAGGATACGGTCAGCAGCATCGGGATCGACTCTCGTTCAGAACCGATGACTATCGCCATGCGTTCGGCGATGGCGACTGGGTGACCGAGTATCACACCATCGATGTGGCACCGTATCGGGAAGAGACGCAAGACTGGCTCGAGGAAAAGACGTATCTCGAGGACACACAGCGATTCGTTCGGCCGATCCCGCCGGGGATCGAGCAGCCGCTCCCGGAGAGCGTCGGCTCAGTTGACGACCTCCGCTACGCGCTTGAGGTATTAAGCGAGTTCCCCGCCTATCCTCCCCTGCCGACGGAGAACGGAGCCTCCGACCGTACAATACCGGTCGAAACCCTCTATACATCATTGTTCGGCCAAGTGGATGGTGCGCAGTTGATCGACGTTGAGACGCTTTCCGACCTAGGTTCGGCAAGTCCTGAACCGATCACGGGACCGGTGGCTGACGCGACGCCGACATCAAAGGCAGACGCCGAGTCAGTACTGCTCGATTACGGCAAACTCACGCACCTGTATAAACAGGTCGAACCCCCGACTCAGTCGCCTGTTCGACGTCTGCTGCCCGTCTTCGGCCTCGACTGGTACCGTTCGGCATCCGGATCATTCGACGCCCTGCAAGACCTCGCGAAGCACGGTAAGGACGACCCGGTTTCGATCTTCCGGCCACGGCTTCGAGATATGGTGCATCGTCGATTCCTGCGCGATCGCTGGGAGTACGATTACATCACGGTCGTCCCGAGCCACGAGGCCGGGAGTTTGAGCCCGCAACTCGTCGAACTGGCCCAGGACTCCGTCCTCGAAACATCGACCCTCTACTCACCGCTGCTGGAACGAACGGAAACGACGGAACGGCAGCGCGAGAAATCGCGCGAGGGACGCAAGGAGGTCGCACGAAATCCGGAGGCAACATTGCGAGCCCGCGCCTCACTCGATGGAGAAACCGTGATTCTATTCGACGATATCTGCACTTCCGGGAACTCGCTACTGGCGGGAGCGTACCTGCTGCGTGAAGCCGGGGCCGATCGCGTGGTCGGTCTGACCCTCGGGTTTACACCCGGCGAGGACGAGATGCAGACGAAAGAAATCAAGAAGCCCGATGCCTACGCGTCGGATATCATCGCGGGGTTAGAATGA